One Bombus pyrosoma isolate SC7728 linkage group LG7, ASM1482585v1, whole genome shotgun sequence genomic window carries:
- the LOC122568973 gene encoding paraplegin-like: MQSSIIYSERQYIVSRKLLGYLFKYNLKKHNVFNIISRNISFNNRWNRLCFPLSHQSYRIKHTGLSGTKLLLSKNEPFRIYFSKLCNARSFSTSSSNHQRSSNESDNSNKEDPKKSELNMLLLKFAIAFFICFVYYLLMSGIFDAIVVGMDWNDFINEVLLKGQVQEIKIYPNEVEAIVRTGATYKGRILFKKLTFYDIPDDVEEKIRAIEKRIGIRSEDGISIRYVHMNEEMAISEIIKILLTIGFFVLLFRHPMIKKQFTNFSFMNKAKYTLVEPFSGKGVRFKDVAGLKEAKIEVMEFVDYLKNPERYTKLGAKVPKGALLLGPPGCGKTLLAKAVATESNVPFLSMNGSEFTEVIGGLGAARVRDLFAEAKKRAPSIIYIDEIDAIGKKREESYSGSVDSESERTLNQLLVEMDGMIEAKDIIILASTNRAEVLDKALLRCGRFDRHILIDLPTLEERKDIFDYHLQSLSLEGTPMKYAKYLAHLTPGFSGAEIANVCNEAALHAANEKKVKIDNNDLMYAIDKVLGGTVKKSSTLTPPEKEVIVYHEAGHAVAAWMLEYANPLIKITVVPRTNKQLGFSQYSDSNLKLLSSKHLFERMCVLLGGRVAENIMFNKISTGAQSDLQKVTDMAYLQVQQFGMSPSVGLLSFDKELTSTKTKKPYSKKLGSLMDAEVRRIIVEAYKTTEKLLQDNKDKLITLAEELLKKETLTYKDIEALIGPPPFGKKDIAELQEYNSGVE, translated from the exons ATGCAGAGTTCGATAATATATTCCGAACGACAGTACATCGTTTCACGGAAACTTCTtggatatttattcaaatataatttaaagaaacacaatgtatttaacattatctccagaaatattagttttaataaCCGATGGAATAGGTTATGTTTTCCATTATCACATCAg tCGTATAGAATAAAACACACGGGATTGAGTGGGACGAAATTGCTGCTTTCAAAAAATGAGCCTTTTAGAATTTACTTTTCAAAGTTGTGTAATGCAAGAAGTTTCAGCACAAGCTCTAGTAATCATCAACGCAGTTCCAATGAATCTGACAATTCTAACAAAGAAGACCCTAAAAAATCTGAATTAAATATGCTACTACTGAAATTTGCTATAGCGTTCTTCATATGTTTCGTATATTACTTACTTATGTCTGGAATCTTCGATGCAATA GTCGTAGGAATGGACTggaatgattttataaatgaagTACTTTTAAAAGGACAAGTTCAAGAAATTAAGATTTATCCAAATGAGGTAGAAGCTATAGTAAGAACAGGTGCTACTTATAAAGGAAGAATCCTGTTTAAAAAGCTTACTTTTTATGATATTCCTGATGAtgttgaagaaaaaattagGGCAATAGAAAAACGCATTGGCATTAGATCAG agGATGGAATTTCAATTAGATATGTTCACATGAATGAAGAAATGGCTATATCAGAGataattaagatattattGACAATTGGGTTCTTTGTTTTGCTCTTCCGTCATCCAAtgataaaaaaacaatttaccAATTTTTCCTTTATGAATAAAGCAAAATATACGTTAGTGGAACCTTTTTCTGGTAAAGGTGTTCGTTTTAAAGATGTTGCTGGTTTGAAAGAAGCCAAAATAGAAGTTATGGAATTTGTTGATTATCTTAAAAACCCTGAAAGATATACAAAGCTTGGTGCTAAAGTGCCTAAAG gAGCTTTACTCTTAGGACCACCTGGCTGCGGTAAAACACTTTTAGCTAAAGCTGTTGCAACTGAGTCAAATGTTCCATTCTTATCAATGAATGGATCTGAATTCACTGAAGTAATAGGGGGACTAGGTGCTGCACGTGTAAGGGATTTATTTGCAGAAGCTAAAAAAAG AGCGCCCAGTATCATCTATATAGATGAAATTGATGCAATAgggaagaaacgagaagaatcGTATAGCGGATCTGTTGACAGTGAATCCGAGAGAACATTAAATCAACTTTTAGTAGAAATGGATGGAATGATCGAGGCAaaggatattattattttagccTCAACAAATAGAGCAGAAGTTCTAGATAAAGCTTTATTGAGATGTGGTAGATTTGATAGacatattttaatcgatcttCCGActttagaagaaagaaaagacatTTTTGATTATCATCTTCAGTCGTTATCATTGGAAGGCACTCCAATGAAATATGCTAAATATTTAGCTCATCTTACTCCCGGTTTTAGTG GAGCTGAGATAGCAAACGTCTGTAACGAGGCTGCATTACACGCagcaaacgaaaaaaaagttaaaatcgataataatGATCTCATGTATGCAATTGATAAAGTATTGGGTGGTACAGTGAAAAAATCTAGTACATTGACACCTCCTGAGAAAGAAGTTATTGTTTATCATGAAGCTGGTCATGCAGTAGCAGCATGGATGTTGGAATATGCAAatcctttaattaaaataacagtAGTACCaagaacaaataaacaattgGGTTTTTCTCAGTATTCCGATTCAAATCTGAAACTTCTAAGTTCAAAACACCTTTTTGAACGTATGTGTGTATTATTAGGCGGTAGAGTTgcagaaaatataatgtttaacaaaatttcaactgGCGCGCAAAGTGATTTACAAAAAGTAACTGATATGGCATATCTCCAAGTTCAACAATTTGGAATGAGTCCTTCTGTGGGTTTGCTTTCTTTTGATAAAGAACTAACGAGCACg aaaactaaaaaacCATATAGCAAGAAGCTAGGAAGTTTAATGGATGCAGAGGTACGAAGAATAATCGTTGAAGCATATAAAACAACTGAGAAGTTATTACaagataataaagataaattgatAACT TTGGCTGAAGAACTTCTAAAGAAAGAAACCTTGACATACAAGGACATAGAAGCATTAATTGGACCTCCGCCTTTTGggaaaaaagatattgcaGAATTGCAGGAATATAATTCAGGtgtggaataa
- the LOC122568972 gene encoding exonuclease mut-7 homolog isoform X1, with the protein MQAMSGLDSESKSNDDLLSAIEFLSAKNEKDLTFFSNVDKATKEWLKSLESIWQLWKKGDVISKTLIEYFDSAPDPYLSTIRLLVNTSDFKHIKKNSSLAFTVIEEFANWLKLEKPIRKLFLDVEIKLATFQLIIRQKNMEFIKMVAVTYEFIEHKEEFLPIIKEVIKEKKYKEAAQYAVVLQLQDYFANPETLLLPLILQNKLIVVEDFLADYPHLQKVLVLYLDNLIGPENNMAVMLNDIITKHNIPDVKMATINTKPMTKLIARFIKLYNLPPELCSNLNKKRCEGGLQFLMYKRYVESSLSTASWREMVQDAVGNDHTLQLATIKMIMNAKDPAEALYWAKKFNVPREKWPWALIYEEEQNECINEGASTSKMNDLNIDNDPMNYHELKLSRDSIKVVNDLCSFGEFLDNGLRDVSIVGIDLEWKPCFGTKQTELALIQIATKANVYILDVTTIGNKLTELWVKLSKALFENRNILKLGFGIAQDVTVIRNSLPAFSKIKICGQGYLDIVHLWKKLVEDYKFVFPHESDEQFTKKNLSKLVELCLGQKLNKSDQFSNWEQRPLRESQIIYAALDAYCLLEIYATLEIQCERLDIPFYDVCLEVQHIPHQSPERNTRKPTQKSHSFQNKEFGYDKQNFQRDSPQGRLRNNFWKSNNQDHHSFHKAIQSPRRTGSMNLNRQHYKQVVKRESIPVHQWRVVCDSMLGGLTSKLRMCGCDCVHLAFDQRGERSVQIALYEKRVLLTRNKEYLRFSQYIPPENCYFVMAANPDAQLREVLKYFKIIVTHRDIFSRCQDCNSDEFVKVSKQLMDKLLKSYVKITRKNNYRIDTNPSDHVSNTYHLAEATNLSSNDLQYDTFMNNQLEREDRTWILSTNSLDVDTCSTKYQARIQIDKVPMKVLQDIEVFYICEQCGKIYWNGTHLDRVLNGAIKDLIVPSEF; encoded by the exons ATGCAAGCAATGTCAGGCTTAGATTCAGAATCTAAAAGTAATGATGATTTATTATCAGCGATAGAATTTTTGTCcgcaaaaaatgaaaaagatttaacatttttttcaaatgtgGACAAAGCTACAAAAGAATGGCTCAAATCTTTAGAATCTATATGGCAATTAT ggAAAAAGGGTGATGTTATAAGCAAAacattaatagaatattttgataGTGCACCTGATCCATATTTAAGCACAATACGATTATTAGTGAACACGTCAgattttaaacatataaaaaagaattcatCATTAGCATTTACAG TCATAGAAGAATTTGCAAACTGGTTGAAATTGGAGAAACCAATACGTAAACTGTTCCTagatgtagaaataaaattagcaacatttcaattaattattagacaaaaaaatatggaattcaTTAAAATGGTTGCTGTTACATATGAATTCATAGAACACAAGGAGGAATTTCTTCCTATAATAAAG GAAGTCattaaggaaaagaaatacaaagaagCAGCACAATATGCAGTTGTATTGCAATTACAAGATTATTTTGCCAATCCAGAAACGTTATTATTACCACTTATtctgcaaaataaattaatagttgtAGAAGATTTTTTAGCAGATTATCCTCATTTGCAGAAGGTTCTAGTCTTGTATTTGGATAATTTAATTGGACCTGAGAATAACATGGCTGTCAtgttaaatgatataattac aaAACATAATATACCAGACGTAAAGATGGcaacaataaatacaaaacCCATGACTAAATTAATAGCacgttttatcaaattatataatcttCCACCAGAACTTTgttctaatttaaataaaaaaagatgcGAAGGTGGTTTACAGTTCCTCATGTATAAACGTTACGTGGAATCTAGTTTAa GTACTGCTAGCTGGAGGGAAATGGTACAAGATGCAGTAGGAAATGATCATACATTACAACTTGCTACAATAAAGATGATAATGAATGCCAAAGACCCAGCTGAAGCTTTATATTGGgctaaaaaatttaatgtaccTAGAGAAAAGTGGCCATGGGCACTTATATATGAAGAGGAACAAAATGAAT GTATAAATGAAGGGGCTTCAACTAGCAAGATGAATGATTTGAACATTGACAATGATCCTATGAATTATcatgaattgaaattatcaagAGATTCTATTAAAGTAGTGAATGATCTTTGTAGTTTTGGAGAATTTCTTGATAATGGATTAAGAGATGTCTCTATTGTTGGTATTGATTTAGAATGGAAACCATGCTTTG GTACGAAACAAACAGAATTAGCTTTAATACAAATAGCTACCAAAGCTAATGTATACATCTTAGATGTTACTACAATAGGAAACAAGTTAACAGAGTTATGGGTTAAATTATCCAAAGCTCTATTCGAAAACAGAAACATTTTGAAGCTTG GATTTGGAATAGCACAAGATGTAACAGTTATACGCAATAGTTTGCCtgcattttcaaaaataaaaatatgtggaCAAGGTTATTTAGATATTGTACACTTATGGAAAAAGTTAGTGgaagattataaatttgtttttccaCATGAAAGTGATGAacaatttactaaaaaaaatttgagtAAACTTGTAGAACTTTGTCTTGGACAGAAACTAAATAAATCTGATCAGTTTTCTAATTGGGAACAGAGACCTCTAAGAGAAAGCCAAATAATATATGCtg CATTAGATGCATACTGTTTGCTAGAAATATATGCAACATTAGAAATTCAATGTGAACGTTTGGACATACCGTTTTATGATGTGTGTTTGGAAGTGCAACATATACCACATCAATCACCAGAACGAAATACAAGGAAACCTACACAAAAG tcCCACTCCTTCCAAAATAAAGAATTCGGTTatgataaacaaaattttcaaagagatTCGCCACAAGGAAGATTGAGGAATAATTTCTGGAAATCAAATAATCAAGATCATCATTCTTTTCACAAAGCAATACAATCACCACGAAGAACGGGGTCCATGAATTTAAACAGACAACATTACAAACAAGTAGTTAAACGTGAATCCATACCAGTGCATCAATGGCGTGTAGTCTGTGATTCAATGTTAGGTGGGCTAACAAGTAAATTACGAATGTGTGGATGCGATTGTGTTCATCTTGCATTTGATCAAAGAGGAGAACGATCTGTTCAAATAGCACTTTATGAAAAAAGGGTGCTTCTGACGcgtaataaagaatatttaaga TTTTCACAGTATATACCACCTGAGAATTGTTATTTTGTAATGGCAGCTAATCCTGATGCTCAGCTAAGAGAGGTATTAAAgtactttaaaattatagttaCACATAGAGACATATTTAGTCGATGCCAAGACTGTAACAGTGATGAATTTGTGAAAGTTTCAAAGCAATTAATGGATAAACTTTTAAAAAG ttatgttaaaataacacgtaaaaataattatagaattgaTACAAATCCATCAGATCATGTGAGCAATACATATCATTTAGCTGAAGCAACGAACTTAAGCAGTAACGATTTACAATACGATACCTTTATGAACAACCAATTGGAACGCGAGGATCGTACATGGATACTTAGCACGAATTCTCTGGATGTTGATACATGTTCAACGAAATACCAAGCAAGAATACAAATTGACAAAGTACCAATGAAGGTGTTACAGGATATAGAAGTTTTTTACATTTGTGAACAATGTGGAAAGATATATTGGAATGGTACACATTTAGATCGTGTGCTCAATGGTGCTATTAAGGATCTCATTGTTCCATCTGAGTTTTAA
- the LOC122568972 gene encoding exonuclease mut-7 homolog isoform X2, translated as MQAMSGLDSESKSNDDLLSAIEFLSAKNEKDLTFFSNVDKATKEWLKSLESIWQLWKKGDVISKTLIEYFDSAPDPYLSTIRLLVNTSDFKHIKKNSSLAFTVIEEFANWLKLEKPIRKLFLDVEIKLATFQLIIRQKNMEFIKMVAVTYEFIEHKEEFLPIIKEVIKEKKYKEAAQYAVVLQLQDYFANPETLLLPLILQNKLIVVEDFLADYPHLQKVLVLYLDNLIGPENNMAVMLNDIITKHNIPDVKMATINTKPMTKLIARFIKLYNLPPELCSNLNKKRCEGGLQFLMYKRYVESSLSTASWREMVQDAVGNDHTLQLATIKMIMNAKDPAEALYWAKKFNVPREKWPWALIYEEEQNECINEGASTSKMNDLNIDNDPMNYHELKLSRDSIKVVNDLCSFGEFLDNGLRDVSIVGIDLEWKPCFGTKQTELALIQIATKANVYILDVTTIGNKLTELWVKLSKALFENRNILKLGFGIAQDVTVIRNSLPAFSKIKICGQGYLDIVHLWKKLVEDYKFVFPHESDEQFTKKNLSKLVELCLGQKLNKSDQFSNWEQRPLRESQIIYAALDAYCLLEIYATLEIQCERLDIPFYDVCLEVQHIPHQSPERNTRKPTQKSHSFQNKEFGYDKQNFQRDSPQGRLRNNFWKSNNQDHHSFHKAIQSPRRTGSMNLNRQHYKQVVKRESIPVHQWRVVCDSMLGGLTSKLRMCGCDCVHLAFDQRGERSVQIALYEKRVLLTRNKEYLRYIPPENCYFVMAANPDAQLREVLKYFKIIVTHRDIFSRCQDCNSDEFVKVSKQLMDKLLKSYVKITRKNNYRIDTNPSDHVSNTYHLAEATNLSSNDLQYDTFMNNQLEREDRTWILSTNSLDVDTCSTKYQARIQIDKVPMKVLQDIEVFYICEQCGKIYWNGTHLDRVLNGAIKDLIVPSEF; from the exons ATGCAAGCAATGTCAGGCTTAGATTCAGAATCTAAAAGTAATGATGATTTATTATCAGCGATAGAATTTTTGTCcgcaaaaaatgaaaaagatttaacatttttttcaaatgtgGACAAAGCTACAAAAGAATGGCTCAAATCTTTAGAATCTATATGGCAATTAT ggAAAAAGGGTGATGTTATAAGCAAAacattaatagaatattttgataGTGCACCTGATCCATATTTAAGCACAATACGATTATTAGTGAACACGTCAgattttaaacatataaaaaagaattcatCATTAGCATTTACAG TCATAGAAGAATTTGCAAACTGGTTGAAATTGGAGAAACCAATACGTAAACTGTTCCTagatgtagaaataaaattagcaacatttcaattaattattagacaaaaaaatatggaattcaTTAAAATGGTTGCTGTTACATATGAATTCATAGAACACAAGGAGGAATTTCTTCCTATAATAAAG GAAGTCattaaggaaaagaaatacaaagaagCAGCACAATATGCAGTTGTATTGCAATTACAAGATTATTTTGCCAATCCAGAAACGTTATTATTACCACTTATtctgcaaaataaattaatagttgtAGAAGATTTTTTAGCAGATTATCCTCATTTGCAGAAGGTTCTAGTCTTGTATTTGGATAATTTAATTGGACCTGAGAATAACATGGCTGTCAtgttaaatgatataattac aaAACATAATATACCAGACGTAAAGATGGcaacaataaatacaaaacCCATGACTAAATTAATAGCacgttttatcaaattatataatcttCCACCAGAACTTTgttctaatttaaataaaaaaagatgcGAAGGTGGTTTACAGTTCCTCATGTATAAACGTTACGTGGAATCTAGTTTAa GTACTGCTAGCTGGAGGGAAATGGTACAAGATGCAGTAGGAAATGATCATACATTACAACTTGCTACAATAAAGATGATAATGAATGCCAAAGACCCAGCTGAAGCTTTATATTGGgctaaaaaatttaatgtaccTAGAGAAAAGTGGCCATGGGCACTTATATATGAAGAGGAACAAAATGAAT GTATAAATGAAGGGGCTTCAACTAGCAAGATGAATGATTTGAACATTGACAATGATCCTATGAATTATcatgaattgaaattatcaagAGATTCTATTAAAGTAGTGAATGATCTTTGTAGTTTTGGAGAATTTCTTGATAATGGATTAAGAGATGTCTCTATTGTTGGTATTGATTTAGAATGGAAACCATGCTTTG GTACGAAACAAACAGAATTAGCTTTAATACAAATAGCTACCAAAGCTAATGTATACATCTTAGATGTTACTACAATAGGAAACAAGTTAACAGAGTTATGGGTTAAATTATCCAAAGCTCTATTCGAAAACAGAAACATTTTGAAGCTTG GATTTGGAATAGCACAAGATGTAACAGTTATACGCAATAGTTTGCCtgcattttcaaaaataaaaatatgtggaCAAGGTTATTTAGATATTGTACACTTATGGAAAAAGTTAGTGgaagattataaatttgtttttccaCATGAAAGTGATGAacaatttactaaaaaaaatttgagtAAACTTGTAGAACTTTGTCTTGGACAGAAACTAAATAAATCTGATCAGTTTTCTAATTGGGAACAGAGACCTCTAAGAGAAAGCCAAATAATATATGCtg CATTAGATGCATACTGTTTGCTAGAAATATATGCAACATTAGAAATTCAATGTGAACGTTTGGACATACCGTTTTATGATGTGTGTTTGGAAGTGCAACATATACCACATCAATCACCAGAACGAAATACAAGGAAACCTACACAAAAG tcCCACTCCTTCCAAAATAAAGAATTCGGTTatgataaacaaaattttcaaagagatTCGCCACAAGGAAGATTGAGGAATAATTTCTGGAAATCAAATAATCAAGATCATCATTCTTTTCACAAAGCAATACAATCACCACGAAGAACGGGGTCCATGAATTTAAACAGACAACATTACAAACAAGTAGTTAAACGTGAATCCATACCAGTGCATCAATGGCGTGTAGTCTGTGATTCAATGTTAGGTGGGCTAACAAGTAAATTACGAATGTGTGGATGCGATTGTGTTCATCTTGCATTTGATCAAAGAGGAGAACGATCTGTTCAAATAGCACTTTATGAAAAAAGGGTGCTTCTGACGcgtaataaagaatatttaaga TATATACCACCTGAGAATTGTTATTTTGTAATGGCAGCTAATCCTGATGCTCAGCTAAGAGAGGTATTAAAgtactttaaaattatagttaCACATAGAGACATATTTAGTCGATGCCAAGACTGTAACAGTGATGAATTTGTGAAAGTTTCAAAGCAATTAATGGATAAACTTTTAAAAAG ttatgttaaaataacacgtaaaaataattatagaattgaTACAAATCCATCAGATCATGTGAGCAATACATATCATTTAGCTGAAGCAACGAACTTAAGCAGTAACGATTTACAATACGATACCTTTATGAACAACCAATTGGAACGCGAGGATCGTACATGGATACTTAGCACGAATTCTCTGGATGTTGATACATGTTCAACGAAATACCAAGCAAGAATACAAATTGACAAAGTACCAATGAAGGTGTTACAGGATATAGAAGTTTTTTACATTTGTGAACAATGTGGAAAGATATATTGGAATGGTACACATTTAGATCGTGTGCTCAATGGTGCTATTAAGGATCTCATTGTTCCATCTGAGTTTTAA
- the LOC122568971 gene encoding transcriptional protein SWT1: protein MMKHKLPENWSIRNSKRYPHKIYYFNEKTKQSSWDIPTGDQTEQVEKKLGRSAKKRKQSQKMNLQNDEDNEAQFTVSERNPSEGSASEKEITRRNILTAKRFYRQTQTKANEGKETPQMKEIRQKMLKKKEKIIPRSPQSSKSTKDVSKSPPSRLGKISPLSQKTDVYTYLKESYTSQMQILLEKRQGRILKSSPKKKTEEDRSNVIDKGENPIKTRLRNQNVSKQNNVSEVSSPSESRSQGEAQKSPKVGKRKSCNSGEDTPKVQGRKSMKTNLGKERMERLKTSLSSQQCDDNLSHNSPTSSSPAKKFNMPCIFKNTQVRLERLKETHVNNKIANNKSVYTREIKGAANASKDSITTVDNIIKWVYEDSVCEEMPMPSVYKDAEVRLERLRERCSNDKIATNTNLSPPKVKETANASKNPITTSDDLVKSAYEDAFCEEMDWEPLEDEKIMFEVQAVRTQLCTENNVNTTCNIPSNTSKYPLLSEQQAKRHLYIVVDTNVFLSNIDAVELAREAIFKTYDHSIITIPWTVIRELDYIKDDNGKSRPISLCFNARKAINYINKLFSSKQSHVIGQTPEDVAKNKERFSINCPDDEILQTCLQIRDLGKSVVLLSYDVNLCNKAMVYDIVTLGRNDPLEKVDYLNATDVNKPLSNSNNGNRESFSLNSTSIMCEELQLSNEIYEDIKSVIRDFLTVIVSKEMYALYGSSWEKYVIIKPPWTTVTVLQCAVKHWIAATSESFRRAAEYNLKELLQIFKDISGPKILKENSYILDKFNNLVQMVNIDKHSALMLRISKKIDELKDKCREYESQVNNHKLCNVIGVENDVEEQERRAQKAFQYFEAAYVYARDMAGITAKTIGMPCTLHYNVPNPVPSVEFLKKTIPEIAANVNKLECNLSAVIEQVKNSCTDYRTLIHLYQTLIMFLPENALIALKLNDVKIEPLDVYCCVKRKEDVLDRGLRQLQELNIHFNRLANY, encoded by the exons ATGATGAAACATAAGTTACCGGAAAATTGGAGTATACGGAATTCAAAGAGATATCcgcataaaatatattattttaatgaaaaaacaaAGCAATCATCTTGGGATATCCCGACAGGAGATCAGACAGAACaa gttgaaaagaaattagGTCGATCTGCTAAAAAACGTAAACAATCACAAAAGATGAACTTACAAAATGATGAAGATAATGAAGCACAGTTTACTGTTTCTGAAAGAAATCCATCTGAAGGGAGTGCATCTGAAAAAGAGATCACAAGAAGAAATATACTTACTGCTAAACGTTTTTATAGGCAAACGCAAACTAAAGCTAATGAAGGAAAGGAAACACctcaaatgaaagaaattcgtcagaaaatgttaaaaaaaaaagaaaaaattattcctaGAAGTCCTCAGAGTTCCAAATCAACTAAAGATGTTTCAAAATCACCACCTTCAAGGCTTGGCAAAATTAGTCCACTGTCGCAAAAAACTGATGTTTATACATACTTAAAAGAATCTTATACGTCACAAATGCAAATACTTTTAGAAAAAAGACAGGggagaatattaaaaagtagtcctaaaaaaaagacagaggAAGACAGAAGCAATGTGATAGATAAAGGAGAAAATCCAATTAAGACACGGTTAAGAAATCAAAATGTATCTAAGCAAAACAATGTTTCAGAGGTTTCATCTCCCTCAGAAAGCAGAAGTCAGGGAGAAGCACAAAAAAGTCCAAAAGTTG gtaaaagaaaaagctGCAATTCGGGTGAAGATACTCCAAAAGTGCAAGGTCGAAAGTctatgaaaacaaatttagGAAAAGAACGTATGGAAAGATTGAAAACAAGCCTATCATCACAGCAGTGTGATGATAATCTGAGTCATAATAGTCCTACAAGTTCTTCTCCTGCAAAGAAATTTA ACATGCCatgcatttttaaaaatacacaagTTAGATTGGAACGTTTGAAGGAGACACATGTAAATAATAAGATTGCTAATAATAAAAGTGTATATACTCGTGAGATAAAGGGAGCAGCAAATGCATCTAAAGATTCAATAACAACtgtagataatataataaaatgggTCTATGAAGATTCTGTTTGTGAAGAAATGCCCATGCCAAGTGTTTATAAAGACGCGGAAGTTAGATTGGAACGCTTGAGGGAGAGATGTTCGAATGATAAGATTGCCACTAATACAAATTTAAGTCCTCCCAAAGTAAAAGAAACAGCAAATGCATCTAAAAATCCAATAACAACTTCAGATGATTTAGTAAAATCAGCCTATGAAGATGCTTTTTGTGAGGAAATGGACTGGGAACCATTGGAggatgaaaaaattatgtttgaa gtTCAAGCTGTCAGAACCCAACTTTGTACAGAAAACAATGTAAATACAACTTGCAATATCCCTAGTAATACTTCGAAATATCCCTTATTATCAGAACAACAAGCAAAAAGGCATTTGTATATTGTTGTTGATACAAATGTTTTTTTGTCAAATATTGATGCTGTTGAACTGGCAAGGGAagctatttttaaaacttATGATCAttcaataattacaatacCATGGACTGTTATACGT GAACTTGATTATATTAAAGATGATAATGGGAAATCAAGACCAATATCATTATGTTTCAATGCAAGGAAAgctataaattacattaataaactTTTCTCTTCTAAACAATCTCACGTAATTGGTCAAACACCAGAAGATGttgcaaaaaataaagaaaggtTTTCTATCAACTGTCCAGatgatgaaattttacagaCTTGTTTACAAATTCGTGATTTAGGGAAATCCGTG GTATTATTATCTTATGACGTAAATCTTTGTAATAAAGCGATGGTTTATGATATTGTGACACTTGGAAGAAATGATCCCCTTGAAAAAGTCGACTATCTTAATGCCACCGATGTAAATAAACCATTGTCTAATTCTAATAATGGAAATCGAGAAAGTTTTAGTTTGAATTCTACATCAATTATGTGTGAGGAATTGCAGttatcaaatgaaatatatgagGACATAAAAAGTGTTATAAGAGATTTTCTAACAGTG aTAGTCAGTAAAGAAATGTATGCTTTATATGGATCATCTTgggaaaaatatgttattataaaacCACCTTGGACAACTGTGACTGTTTTACAGTGTGCTGTAAAACATTGGATAGCTGCTACAAGTGAATCATTTCGAAGAGCAgcagaatataatttgaaagaattattacagatatttaaagatatatctg gCCCAAAGATTTTGAAGGAAAATAGTTATATCTTggacaaatttaataatttggtACAAATGGTTAATATAGATAAACATTCAGCTTTAATGTTAcgaatatctaaaaaaattgAT GAGTTAAAAGACAAATGCCGTGAATATGAATCTCAAGTAAATAATCACAAACTATGTAATGTAATCGGAGTTGAAAATGATGTCGAGGAACAAGAACGAAGAGCACAGAAAGCTTTTCAGTATTTCGAAGCAGCATATGTTTACGCTCGAGATATGGC TGGTATAACAGCCAAAACAATAGGAATGCCTTGCACTTTGCATTACAATGTTCCTAACCCAGTTCCATCTgtagaatttctaaaaaaaacaATACCAGAAATTGCAgcgaatgtaaataaattagaatgcAATCTAAGCGC TGTAATAGAACAAGTCAAAAATTCTTGTACGGACTATCGAACActaatacatttatatcagACATTGATAATGTTTCTTCCTGAGAATGCATTAATAGCACTGAAGTTAAACGATGTTAAAATAGAGCCTCTTGATGTATATTGTTGCGTGAAACGAAAGGAGGACGTACTGGATAGAGGTCTACGTCAGCTCCAAGAActcaatattcattttaatagaTTAGCGAACTACTGA